Genomic window (Plasmodium knowlesi strain H genome assembly, chromosome: 9):
TTCTATTCACCTTCTTTATTGCGACATTTTTATTCGTGCTTCTGTCGTATGCTAGGTAGACGTATCCGTATGACCCTCTCCCTATCAAATGCTTGATTTCGTAGTTGTCTGGCACCTTGACGTTTTTTATAATTGCCTCCTTTATGTTGATCTTTTCgtcccctcctttttctcccccaacTTTTGAAGCGGCAACATCTGATGAGGTAactttttgctcttttcccttctcgtttttcttcccctccacGAAGGTGCACTGCTTAACTCCTCCCCCCTGTGTCTTCCCCTTCACATGGTCGCTTTTTGCCGCCTTCTCCTCCCCGTCTGTGGCTTCCGTACTGGTGTtaccctttttcttcaaggaTGCTGATTTCACAGTTaagttattctttttcttggcatttttttcttctccatctGTGTTGGaaaactcctttttcttcttgagcattttctttttttttatttcatgcGCTGTGAACGTTTCACGGCGTGGCACATAAGTACATGCACACATGCGTGTAATTATACAAATATAAGTGTATGCTTCCTCTATATTTATGTTGACCTCATCAATAGAGGTAGAGGGGCACTATGTAGACTATAtgtgcagtttttttttttttttctctctctctctcgcCAGTTTATCCACCGGCGAGAGACACACCTTTAACGTCACTACAATTATGCGCAGGGATGGAAATTCATAAAATGTTTACCCCcacctacaaaaaaaaaaaaaaaaattggcttAATTTTTGTTGCCTAATAAAGactatatgaaaaaaaaaaaaaggaaaaaaaagtgcacactGGTTGTGTGAGATAGGCAAGGTAAATATAACTGCTTAAAGGCTTATATACAAAAGAATGTAAACGTAATGGATGGACTGCCTTTCCAAAGTTTACACTTTGGGTTTTATAGGGTGGACGCACATaggaacgaaaaaaggaaaagtactgTCATATAAatggagataaaaaaatactttggaaagaaaaaaaaaatataacaccATCCTCATCCCCTTTCGCTTTCTCTCATTGtgcctttctcttttttttttttttttttttttttcttttttggcaCACGCCTCCTACAGTAGGAAATCCATCTATGTGTTCATGAATTCCAAGAATTCATTTCCACAAGACAAGCATACTTGTgcttaggaaaaaaaaaatttattagcCAAATggaagtacaaaaaaaaaaaaaataaaataataaataaaacgtAAAAAGTAGAACGTAAAAATTAAACGTAAACAATATAACGTAAAAAATAgaacgtaaaaaaataaaacgtaaaaaataaaacgcaaAAATTTAAACATAAAGAATTAAacgtaaaaaggaaaacgtaaaatttaaaaaataaatgggttCACATTtcgaggagaaaaaataaatcgcCTTGGGGTGGGATAAATTTGTTTGCTTCTTTCCCACTTGGCACATGTTCTTCCTCCACATAGAAAAATGGACACCACTACGAGGTGCTAGCGGAGATGGGCCCCAAAGTGTGCACATGTTTCTTCATTGTTAACCGTGGAAAATCCCACTCGGGAAAGGGGGGTCTTCAAATTTAgggaaaatggagaaataattttcctgCTTACCCcacatgcaaaaaaagaaaattccacTTCCCTCCTTAGGTGCTTAGCCCTTTAGTCCTTTAACCTCTTATCCGTTTAACCGTTTAACCGCTTGACCGCTTATCCGTTTAACCGCTTATCGGTTTAGCCACTTAGGCACTTGGCCACTTCTTTCACcatttacgaaaaaaagtaCCGTCCGATAAGTGATCCATTTAGGGGAAAGCGCCCCCTCCCTTAATGGTTccacttttcttccttcctacAAATTGTGTGTACAAACAAATCGCcccataaaaatggaaacgtGCCTGGTCCGCGAGTGCCTCTATCCATATGGGGCCATTTTACATCAAGTGCCCCATTCACTTATCATCACGTCGTGTTTTAAGCCATTTGAAGGGACTTTCCCTTTTGCACcatattttccaaaattgTGGTTATGCCTCGTGGGTGTGGGGGCAAGCAGTTGTACTGGTGGGGgtcactgaaaaaaaaaaaaaaaagttcgtTCGAagtgggacaaaaaaaaaaaaaaaaaaaaagaggtacaTCAAAATGTAAGTAATTCTGTGTACATAACATATTTCCTATAGAGGAAGTGATAATTTTtgtagaaaatttttttttttctttttttttcccctcatgaAATTTATTCCTCCACTTGAGCTTCCTCGTCCACCCCAAAAAGTAAAGGCACAGAGAGGTTAATTTTTCGATGTGATTATCCCTTCTTGTGATGTTCCCTTTTGGCATACGGAATGGTGCGATGTGTTATTTTCTCGAAAAGGTATTCAAACGTGAAATGGGAAACCCTcagcgcgaaaaaaaaaaataaataaaatagttataatataataaaataacaacCATAATGacttcccctctttttacacaacataaataaaaactaACCAAGAGGCGGCTGCGCCAAATAAggcgttgtttttttttagtggGGCTTCAGCAAGAATTACGGGTGTATGTCTGTCCATTGAGGCACAGgcattattccttctctggCCACGCAAAGGACACCCTCGCGGGTTTTTATTTACTTctaaaaggaaatggaaaataagaGGCAACTTCCTCTAATCTGAAAGTGACCACACTAAAGCACCTTTTCTGAAATGTTCACTCTGCGCGATTAAAACTTTCTGTGACATAACATCACCCATGCGTCAATTGGCTTATAAATTTCGACATATAGTAcggaaaattgaaaaaaaaaaaaaaaaaaaaaaaaaaacattctctCTGGTTCCGTCCCTCTTTCATAACTCCCCAAATAACGTTCTCTGATGATGGTGCGCccagtctttttttttttttttttttttttttttttacccctttttttgtgtgtcctttttttcaccttaaaaatattttataatcGTCACGAGTGCCATTTAATGACATGAGGAGTACTAACGTTAGTTGCGGTTTGGTCCAATTTCCCTGTCCATAAGACAGTAGAAGAAGTGTTGACAGAGCCCCCACTCCCCTTACAATAACTGCTCCGTTATGCGTGCATTACGTCATGTAGCATAGTAGAGAATGCGCGGggggaagagagaaaaaaaaattgagtaGTTGTGTACGATCGAGGAAAAGAGTGAAAATTTTCGAAGACACTCGAAAGGCCATCCATTGAGGAACAATTTGTCATCCCGCGAAAGCGCTAAATAAGACAAACGTTATCCTATTCGTAGGCAAATTTTAAAGGTAGGtatccacaaaaaaaatgaaaaaataaaggcgagaaaatattttccattgGAAAAGATGTGCTCCCATAAGTCACGCTAAAAATGCATTAGGAGGTGGAGTGCCTACATATAAatgtgcatgtgcatatgATCCTCTACATGTGTGAGGAAAACATCTCCTCACCCTCCCCAATACTGCTCTGTGCACATTTGTCGAACTTCCTACAGGATACCAACATCCTACTTGCCGCAAGCGCACACACACCCACAATTGTCGCAACAACATCCGAGGCAATAAAATGGATGGAAGTAGTAAAAGCAACACGAAAAATGAGGAGGGTAACGACAGTGAGAAAAATAACAAGGAGGAGAATAAAATAGATGTGGGGGGATTTCAATTCTTTGCTAATACCTGCGAAGAAAAGTTAAAACAGtttttggaaaattatttcagcGCGAAAAGCAACGCAGATTTAATTTTCAAAGCGGAAAATGGAGTGGTGGGAATTTCCACAGGGGAGAGTGATGAAACCAGTGGGGAAGTAGATGGAAAGGAGGGACACGCAAACTGCAGTAGTAATGCCTATGCTGCAAATGATCATGCGGCGAATGACTCCTCTAACGAGAACGAAGACAAGCAGGAAAATTACTTTGAAAAGAAACCACCCATCAAAAGCAATTACGATAGAATGGCCATCAACCTGGTGGACGAAGTGCAAAAGTTCATAAAACCCTACGTCAATGAACGGCACAAAATTATTGTCCAAGGAATTATCGGGGAAAACAAGAAGCAAGGggtaaggaggaaaaggaccAACAATGAGGAAAAGTTCCACCCATTTTACACACTTGGGGCATATACACCATTACGAATTTTCCTACTCCGTAATGGCAATGTGCCGGCAACGTGAAGTCTCACCAAATGTGGCCTCGCGTTAACTGTacatagaggaaaaaaaaaaaaaagaaatgaacatcTTAACACTGTTAACCCTTTGCCTGCTCCTTTCACTTATGCAGATTCACGTTGCCTCCAAATCCCTCTGGAATGTCGAAACAGACAACTACATTTCTGCCAAGTACGTCAAcgatttcatttttgtcacCGTGATGGTCTTCCTTTTGTACAAcgagtgaaggaagaaaggaaaaaaaataaaaactgcaGACCATATGTTTATTCCCTTGGCGGAATTGTGGCACTTGCGCTGACCTTAGCGCACTTTAATTTTATCCCTTTGGCCAAGTCTTCTTcgccataatttttttttttttttttcttccctgtTATGCCCGTGTTTGtcaatttccccctttttttgtgttccttTTCAACATAGCCGTTGGGCACGATATGTTGGGCGAACAACGACAAGAAAATAttggaaaaagcaaaaaaagaggaaagccATTCAGGAGGGATGTATACCAAAGTGATTTTAAGCACATAACAAGTTGAAAACAACAGTCCAGTTCtgttcttcacttttttttgcgctcttctttttttcgcccatttttgtgctatttttttttcatatgaacACAACTGGGCAAGTAAAAAtagcttgaaaaaaaaaacaaaaaaaaaaaaaaaaacaggcgTAAGCAAACATAAAACATGGGCTCATTTTAAAGAATAAATCGAAAGCCTTCATTTCCTCTATAAGTCGTTGTTTGTATTTGTTATATCCCCATAAAGTGGAATGTCTCCTCGTGTggaaattttcttatttgcAAATTAATAAGAGGAAGGATAATTCATCGTAGAGGGAAGGGCAAGCGTCAAGGCAGAAAAATGCgcaaaaagtgaagaaaaaaaaaaaaaaaaaaaaaaaaaaaacagcaaaaaaaaataacaagtAGAAAAACCACGCGCATGGCACTTTTGAACTTTtatacaattttattttcacagcTAAGGGAAAAAACCTTTTCAAACAACTTGCAGCTTTTTTACttcataatatatattcttctaTACTAGCAAACGCGCACAAGGAATTCGAACTCCCCGCGTGtgcctttcctttttgacgacaaaatatttaaaagaatGGCCGCGTGCCACACACATGCGAGTGAGGGATTATAAAcaatatacacatgtgtggtTTATAAGTACACACACAATAGATCACATTAATGAGATCCTCTCGAagtttctttcttccattttgttgtgCTCAATtaatgtgcatgtatatgttcatatttaCACGTACACtgtataattatatatatatggtctttttttttctctctcacTTGTACCAATAAATTCATCCAAAATTACGCGAATATTTTGATTTGCCTCCATTTATGCTAAAGAGAATTCCCCTTCTTCCAACGGAGCATGCTTGACTTTGTTTTGGTCCCCATCAATTCATTAATATATTCTTATGTATATCTGCTTACATAAAATACCGTGAAAGTGCTGATTTAACCCTTAAGGCGAAGAACAACTCCTTCTCGCAACAAGTGCAACGCGCGCGGTTACGCTTACGCTGTCACCTGGTTAGGCGATTACTTGACTACATGGTTTCATATCGTTAGTGCATTCCAACTCGTGACCAATATCTTTGTGTTGTCGTTATATGTAGAGAGATATACCGTGTGGAGCATTTCGCGTCCACTGTTTTATACCCACCGCAATATCACAAAATTAACGTTCGAGTTCCAAGATGAGCAATATTCATACCCTAGCGGAGTACAGGGACGACTATGGGGAAAACCTCCCCTTCAATAGAAGTAAGAGAAGGGGGTACACATATGTGATCTGCACTTAACACATTGATCTCGGCTTTGAACGTGTGGAACCGTCGCCCTGCCGTGAAATGCTAATTTGAGTCGCCTCCTCCTCTACACTACGCCCACCATACGTATGTGCGTACCAAAatatagatatatttttcctttacccctacaAGCACCAGAGTACTATCAGTCCCAGAGTAGCTTCATACAAAGATCGAAACCCATTGATGTAGTAAACCTTATATTTCCGCACTTTACTTGGAAGAGCTTTATCATGGCTGTGTCCATCATACAAATAATTGTTTTTATAATATCAATTAGTATAAAACCTGCCGATTTTTTGACTCCCTCTGGTAAGTCGCACGGAGTTACGATATATATGATCCGGAAGGAAAGAGAGAGACAGGCATAAGGGGGGTTGCATGCCCCATATAGAGGAAGAAGCTTTCTCGCAGAATAAAAACTCGACAGAGTGTGTGTTTCTATGAAAAAGGCCTATTgagatgataaaaatatatatatgttaataAAATGATGATGACCAAACGAAGAAACCTGTCACACACAagtatttttattcccttttttttgtagattCTTTCCTCATAACGCTAGGAGCGAATGTGGCTTCCAAGATAAAGCAAGGCGAAATTCACAGATTGGTTCTTCCCATATTCTTGCATGCGAATATatttcacacattttttaatgtatTTTTCCAGTTAAGAATGGGGTTTAcattggagaaaaattaCGGCATTGTGAAGATCAtcattctttatttcttgACAGGCATATATGGTAACATGTTATCCTCATGTGTTACTTATTGCCCTATCAAAGTTGGCGCGAGCACCTCCGGTATGGGATTACTGGGCGTTGTAACATCTGAATTAATATTACTGTGGCATGTTATTAGACATAGAGAGAGAGTCGTTTTTAAtattatctttttttctttaatttcttttttttattattttacatttaacGGGTCAAATATTGATAATGTTGGTCATTTGGGAGGATTGCTCTCAGGTAAGATTACAGCTCATTCTATGCCCTGGGCATTCAGAAAGAAGGGAGGGGCATAACCCTACAATCAATGCGTTATTTCGCGTAGGATGTGTCAGTTCACGGGGGAATACCCTCTCGTTTTTTGCATGCTTATGTGAGCAGACATTCCTCCCCTGCAGATGCGCAattttgtatacatatacgcccctttattcatatatattttttttcaaccttCTTCCCCCGCAGGCATCTCCATGGGCATACTCTACAACagccaaatggaaaacaaaTCTTCCTGGTATGACCACATGAAGATGGCTTCCTATGCTTGCTTGGCTCTATTAGCCATCGTTCCTCCGATTGTTTTGTTTACCGTACCACGCACTTGCTAATTGGGTATTTTGTCGACTTGAATCATTTGTGaagcatgtatgtatatatatacgtgcaCTGGAGCACATGCGTGTACGACTGTGCCAACATGCCCTGATGCGTTTTAGAGTCATCATCAAGTTGCGTGCCGTGGTAAGAAcagtaaagaagaagaccACTAATTTGTTTCTATTCACTACCGCTTCCGCTTTTTAATTCGTTACCATAACGATAACCTTAACCATGATGTAATGATCACGACGATCATACTGCTAACGACATGCCAACTTTCTAAGCCGCAGTACGTGTATTTGCCTGTTTTccgaattttttcctttttttttttttttttttgtaacaacattttttttttgttaaattttaaATACACAGAAAAGACATGCATATTTTAAATGAGCATTCGTTCTCCACCACGACCCAGTTTTGCAATGGACGCGCAAAAAGGGATAAACGATAAAAGGTGTTTCTTGTTCTTTGTAGCTCACTCGTTCTATTGAGAATAACAAAAggacatgtatacatatccATATATGTAGTTATGTTCAGCGAGCACGTTACGATGTTCCTACTACGGAAGGGAAGTTTGTCCATGTGTACTCGGGAAGGGAAACGCGACAAAAAAACGTTGTACGTGTGTACATCCTCGATCAGAGCTTCACAGGGGTATATGGTTGTCTGGAAACATGCGCATAACAGTATAATACCCGTACACACAGGgggtcatttttattttccacctTTGCGCAGTGTGATCAGGAGCCTCGCtttcaaaaaattcatatttaaaaatttgaaaagctAGTGAGCAAATGCTCATCGATCCGCTCTACTTTGCGTTGCTTTGGTTGGCTTTGCTTTtactttcatttttaccttttttttttttttttttttttttttttttttgtttttttaaaatattgtaaaaaacaaacggaaatatttataatttacttaaaaaattataaaataaaaaataacgtaacaaaaaaataaagagtaaaataaattaactaACAAATGGTGGAATTTTGCACATGTACGTAGGACGTCGTGCTCATGCGCATTGAGATAGGTAGGATGCCTGAAGCATACCACCTTTACGTTACGCCACTTTTTATGATGCCTTCAGCTTTCGCCCTCAACTTTcttatatgtttttttttgagcacACCTATTTCGTTGAAAGCGATGTACATCAGTTTGTCGCATTCGACCTGCGTGGATTGGAGGTGGAATGAAGCGAACGATATTAAATGACATGGACATAAAATGGGGCAACCAAACGGAGGGGCGCGAAACGTTTAAAAAGACACTCTCCCATCTATCATTTCCTGCGCTTAGTTTATAACGAACAGGTTGgcgataagaaaaaaaaagaaaaaaagggattccTCCCTGTCCACCCGTTTCACGGACACCCCTTCACCAGTGACTCCTCCTATGCTTACCATATTTTTGGTTGTCTCCTTAAATAATAATAGGATGGACTCTAATGAATTTAATTCAATTAACTTTTCCTgattcattttaaataagGCCAATGTGATTCTGAAGATAATTTTGTCTCCTTCGTAGAAGAGGCAATCCCATATGCGTAACGTTGTTGTGATCTGACcaaggggaagggggaaaatacaAACCCATGTGGAAAGGTATGTGCAAATTTGGGGGCATGAAAATCATGGAACATGAGCATACGCGTGTGCATTCGGAACGATAAGTCGCAGCAATTTGAGTCTGCGAACCACCCCTGTCAAGTGCTCACCGGAAAGGCCGTGCAAAATAAGCACAACAGCCACTCGGAACAAATCCAGGAAAGGTCAACATCGAATTCTCTGTTGGGGTGAGCAGAAGGATGGAGCAGAAtgatgaggggaaaaagacgAACGGACAAAAAACGAACAACTAATAGACGAATGATGAATGGTGAATGATGAATGATGAATGATGAATGATGAATGATGAATGATGAATGATGAATGATGAATGATGAATGATGAATGGTGAATGGTGAATGATGAATGCGCAGTACAGAGCATCGTTATTGTTCAACTTATGCACACGCAGAGGGCCTACTTTAAACGCAAGTGCACATCCGGCAACTTCGTTCGTATTAATTCTTCTATGACGATAATGTCTCTACGAAGACCCCTCATTTCGTTGTTGTAATAATCTGCGCGgtgagaaggggaaggtgaAATGATTGAAGAGCGGGACACAGACATATAAAGATACGTGTGATGGATGTCGCTCAGAAGGGAATAGTGTGTATGACACGGCATCGTGCAGGTGGCATAGAGAACATGCTAACCGCtgatgttaattttttcgtgGGAATAATCCGAATCTATTAACTGGACAATAGACCAAAAGGctaattcttcttttaaaaatattaatgcgATAGCGGCGATAAAATTCATGCTCTGCGAGGGGGAATAAAGCGGTCCGCAATGGTGGAGGAAATGTGCACATGAAAAATGCACATGAAAAATGCACATGAAAAATGCACATGAAAAATGCAGATCAAAAGTATAGCTATACGAATATACATCTTTCAAAATATTATCCTCATCTGGGGTCCTACGATACTACGACCAAAATTTCCGCCTTCTCCTCACCTGacaataatttattttgggCTTATAAACAGCAAAGGCGTGCAAGACGTTCCTCAGCTGAATTAATCCGGGGGAGTTCATCCGATACTTCGAAGaatggacgaaaaaaaaaaaaatatatatatatataaatgcgtTAAGCGAGTTAATCTTAAATAACTATAAAGTCATCCCAAAGCAAATAAATTGCCGGGTACACTCATAGAATGgattatatgtacacatctAATTCTTGTTGATATAAAACTACACACACGTTTTTGTTATGCGGAAAGGTTCGGATTATGTCCAACTCAATTTGACTGAGAACCTTGGCCTCGAGTTCACTGTTTAGGCACCTGCGGAGTTAACAAAGGCAGGTAAAAACCCATTGTGGTGTAATAATTTGGAGGGAAGCAATGTGTTCAGTCAATCACATGTTTGAATAGTCCAACTGGGGTGGTTATATATGCCGAAAACGTGGGCATCACCACTATTCCTGTAATCATTgggtatttctttttttttcctttttcgtgtCCTCCTTATGGTTCCTTACTTTTCATATATGGTAGGATACTTCAGGTACAGCACCATGCTATCTAACAGGTACGGCCATATGTCAGGTCTGCAAATGGGGGAATCAGCACGGATGGGCTGTTACGTGTGCCCTCAATTCACTCATTTatacttttatttattattcttaCTAATGTTCATGCGAATattttgttattattattttactattttattattttactattttattattttactattttaatttattttttattttttttttatttattttttatttttttctcaactgGTTGAACGTTTGACGAACCTTAGTTTGTCCGGAATGCCCTTTCTAATTAGCGTTTTTAAGtagtaacttttttttatgtccctTTTGAAGGTAAAATATAACTGCCATCTGTAGGGGGGGGTACGGTGAAAGTTATCATCTCAGTTGCAATGggcaaatgtacatatattgtatcacacacatgtgcgttggtacaaaaaaatatggaaaatcACGTCTTCCTTCACATGACAATTTCGACATGGCTTAATTTCCCAAAGGGAGGTaccttttttcaatttttttcttatgctTCTCTAGTTCCCCTTTATCAGTAGTAGACTCGGCTGgatattctttattcttctcgAACCCATAATGATCATATTCGTTATCTGAGCGGAAGAG
Coding sequences:
- a CDS encoding dynein light chain Tctex-type, putative, whose product is MDGSSKSNTKNEEGNDSEKNNKEENKIDVGGFQFFANTCEEKLKQFLENYFSAKSNADLIFKAENGVVGISTGESDETSGEVDGKEGHANCSSNAYAANDHAANDSSNENEDKQENYFEKKPPIKSNYDRMAINLVDEVQKFIKPYVNERHKIIVQGIIGENKKQGIHVASKSLWNVETDNYISAKYVNDFIFVTVMVFLLYNE
- a CDS encoding rhomboid protease ROM1, putative, translated to MSNIHTLAEYRDDYGENLPFNRKYYQSQSSFIQRSKPIDVVNLIFPHFTWKSFIMAVSIIQIIVFIISISIKPADFLTPSDSFLITLGANVASKIKQGEIHRLVLPIFLHANIFHTFFNVFFQLRMGFTLEKNYGIVKIIILYFLTGIYGNMLSSCVTYCPIKVGASTSGMGLLGVVTSELILLWHVIRHRERVVFNIIFFSLISFFYYFTFNGSNIDNVGHLGGLLSGISMGILYNSQMENKSSWYDHMKMASYACLALLAIVPPIVLFTVPRTC
- a CDS encoding GTPase-activating protein, putative encodes the protein MRINFFKEKNKIKLNKNFDLESDNAFSNANPESNNYLTANSDNEYDHYGFEKNKEYPAESTTDKGELEKHKKKIEKRWQLYFTFKRDIKKSYYLKTLIRKGIPDKLRPDIWPYLLDSMVLYLKYPTIYEKCLNSELEAKVLSQIELDIIRTFPHNKNYRMNSPGLIQLRNVLHAFAVYKPKINYCQSMNFIAAIALIFLKEELAFWSIVQLIDSDYSHEKINISDYYNNEMRGLRRDIIVIEELIRTKLPDVHLRLKEFDVDLSWICSEWLLCLFCTAFPITTTLRIWDCLFYEGDKIIFRITLALFKMNQEKLIELNSLESILLLFKETTKNMVECDKLMYIAFNEIGVLKKKHIRKLRAKAEGIIKSGVT